In Parasedimentitalea marina, the sequence TTTTTATGAATGGACATAATAACTATAAGGGCATACAAACTGCATTGCAAGACGAACTGAAAGTGGGACTTCAGCATGACCTGTACTCTTTAGAAAACTGCCACATTGCCACATTGGCCAATAACGACACGCCCTATGGTCTGGTTGAAAACGCGGCCTGTTTGATCGACGACGGTATAATCACATGGGTTGGCGACAGGCGCGAGTTAGGCAACGATGCGCAGTGGGATCAGGTGCTTGACCTAGGTGGGCGCATGGTGACCCCGGCGTTGATCGACTGTCATACCCATATTGTTCATGGTGGCGATCGGGCGCAGGAATTCGAAATGCGCTTGAATGGTGCGTCATACGAAGAGGTCGCACGGGCAGGGGGGGGAATCATCTCCACTGTCACCGCGACCCGCGATGCCGACGACGCGTCACTACTGGCCTCGGCCTTGCCGCGTGTTGATGCGATGATCGCCGAGGGTGTTACGCTTATTGAAATCAAATCCGGCTACGGGCTGACGCAAGACTCCGAACTGCGGGTGTTGCGTGTGGCACGTCAGATTACGCAGCATCGCCCGGTTGAGGTGCGCACGACCTATCTGGGTGCTCATGCGGTGCCAGCAGAATATGCCGACCGCGCTGACGCCTATATTGACGATGTCTGTATTCCAACCTTACGACTGGCACATGAGCAAGGATTGGTGGATGCGGTAGACGCCTTTTGCGAAGGCATCGCATTTGACACACATCAGGTGGCACGGGTGTTTGACGTCGCCAAAGAGCTTGGCTTGCAGATCAAAATTCACGCCGAACAACTGTCAAACCTTGGTGGGACCGCGATGGCGGCAGGCTACGGTGCGCTGTCTGCCGATCACATCGAATATCTGGACGAAACAGGTGTGCAGGCCATGGCAGCGGCCGACGTTACTGCGGTCATTCTGCCAGGAGCTTTTTACACGCTACGTGAAACCCAACAGCCTCCCGTTGCGGTATTGCGCAAACATGGCGTGCCGATGGCCGTGGCTACGGATGCCAACCCCGGGTCTTCACCGATGACTTCTATTCTGCTGGCAATGAACATGGCTTGCACGCTGTTCCGCTTGACCCCCGAAGAGGCTTTGCTGGGCACAACGCGCCACGCGGCGGGCGCCTTGGGGCTGTCAGATCGGGGCATGGTCGCTGCCGGTATGCGGGCTGATCTGGCTGTCTGGAATATCAAACACCCATCCGAGCTTGCATATCGCATCGGGTTCAATCCACTTCATCAACGCATTTTCGGAGGCCGACT encodes:
- the hutI gene encoding imidazolonepropionase produces the protein MNGHNNYKGIQTALQDELKVGLQHDLYSLENCHIATLANNDTPYGLVENAACLIDDGIITWVGDRRELGNDAQWDQVLDLGGRMVTPALIDCHTHIVHGGDRAQEFEMRLNGASYEEVARAGGGIISTVTATRDADDASLLASALPRVDAMIAEGVTLIEIKSGYGLTQDSELRVLRVARQITQHRPVEVRTTYLGAHAVPAEYADRADAYIDDVCIPTLRLAHEQGLVDAVDAFCEGIAFDTHQVARVFDVAKELGLQIKIHAEQLSNLGGTAMAAGYGALSADHIEYLDETGVQAMAAADVTAVILPGAFYTLRETQQPPVAVLRKHGVPMAVATDANPGSSPMTSILLAMNMACTLFRLTPEEALLGTTRHAAGALGLSDRGMVAAGMRADLAVWNIKHPSELAYRIGFNPLHQRIFGGRL